From Alienimonas californiensis, a single genomic window includes:
- a CDS encoding glucosamine-6-phosphate deaminase, protein MQIEIHSDAAAMGRAAAARGADVLRRAIAENGSAALIVATGASQFEVLAALVKEPDIDWSKVVGFHLDEYLGLPLDHPASFRGYLRERFVSKVPLKAFHELNGEAADPDAELRRVGDLLTAQPIDVAFVGIGENGHLAFNDPPADFETRDPYLVVDLDEACRRQQHGEGWFDSLEAVPKQALSMSVRQILQSRMIVCSVPDERKADAVRASVEGPVTPEVPASILQQHADCTLMLDEAAASKLSNR, encoded by the coding sequence ATGCAAATCGAAATCCATTCCGACGCCGCCGCGATGGGGCGGGCCGCCGCCGCCCGCGGAGCCGACGTGCTTCGCAGGGCCATCGCGGAAAATGGCTCCGCGGCCCTGATCGTCGCCACCGGGGCCAGTCAGTTCGAAGTGCTCGCGGCGCTGGTGAAGGAACCGGACATTGACTGGTCGAAGGTCGTCGGCTTTCACCTCGACGAATACCTCGGCCTGCCGCTGGACCACCCGGCCAGCTTCCGGGGGTATCTGCGGGAACGGTTCGTCAGCAAAGTCCCGCTGAAGGCGTTTCACGAACTGAACGGCGAGGCGGCCGACCCGGACGCCGAACTTCGCCGGGTGGGCGACCTGCTGACGGCCCAGCCGATCGACGTGGCGTTCGTCGGCATCGGCGAGAACGGGCACCTCGCCTTCAACGATCCGCCGGCGGACTTCGAGACCCGCGACCCCTATCTGGTCGTCGACCTGGACGAGGCCTGCCGTCGGCAACAACACGGCGAGGGCTGGTTCGACTCGCTGGAGGCCGTACCGAAACAAGCCCTCAGCATGTCCGTCCGGCAGATTCTCCAGAGCCGCATGATCGTCTGCTCCGTGCCGGACGAGCGGAAGGCGGACGCGGTGCGGGCGTCGGTCGAGGGGCCGGTCACGCCGGAGGTGCCGGCGTCCATCCTTCAACAGCATGCCGACTGCACGCTGATGCTGGACGAGGCGGCGGCGTCGAAGTTGTCGAACCGATGA
- a CDS encoding hsp70 family protein, with protein MTNPDPTTDAAAPPRYIVGIDLGTTNCAVAFVDTAAGEAGAAGTRVRTWTIPQLVAAGTVEGRENLPSFLYCPAEGEFPPHALAPPWGDPAAVGTGAKGAVPEWAVGTFARDHGAKVPGRQVSSSKSWLCHPGVDRTAPLLPWHAAEGVERLSPVEASAALLAHLRAAWDHAHPHAPLAEQDVVLTLPASFDEVARELTVKAARTAGLPRVVLIEEPQAAFYAWLARHPDNWQEQVAPNTNVLVCDIGGGTSDFALIRVKPPASPSPLGGATDGKVEFHRVAVGEHLILGGDNLDLALAHHLEDRLKKDGTELAPKQWDVLVRQSRRAKETLLGEDAPASVTVTLPGAGRALVAGGLSVSADGDAARAALLEGFLPTVPVTAVPDRKDAGFREVGLPYAADAGITRHLARFLSTHGAVAGAGEGEPARPDAVLFNGGFFASPVLRDRLLGALSDWFPTGDRPVVLANDRLDLAVSRGAAYFGLVRRGLGVRVEAGLARTYYLGAEDGEHGEPRAVCVVPAGTRPGETVRLPDTPVRVRVGRPVELPVFSSGVRLTDPAGSVHAVDETQFASLPLIRTVLKAKGKEGDELPALLEAGLSEIGTLDLAVRERREDGTSGNRWRLSFDVRSTTRTDLSAHAGAGEAAGVADDETLAALEAVLDDAFGSADGSMKPSLKPRDVNDALAEAAGSPRSDWPPTLLRSLWEGLMDRESGRRESSAREARWLNLLGYALRPGYGVALDDWRVAETWRRLHGRLAHADPAVVSQSHVLWRRIGGGLEAGQQRALASPLMGAVKSGGKKGPAADPELLRLLASLERLPTGERETLGRAFVKLAAKEENAGRRETLWWAVGRTGARVPLYGPANSVVPARVAADWADSLIGQFESLPDADDNRPPLWPVVQLARKTGDRYLDFAREPQLRVMQWLAEEDAPSHWVALVRDGGRLDHEEEGLAFGESLPAGLRLG; from the coding sequence GTGACGAACCCCGACCCAACCACCGACGCCGCCGCTCCCCCCCGCTACATCGTGGGGATCGACCTGGGCACGACGAACTGCGCCGTCGCCTTCGTCGACACCGCGGCCGGTGAGGCGGGCGCCGCCGGCACTCGGGTCCGCACCTGGACGATCCCGCAACTCGTCGCCGCGGGCACGGTCGAGGGGCGGGAGAACCTGCCGTCGTTCCTCTATTGCCCCGCCGAGGGCGAGTTCCCCCCGCACGCCCTCGCCCCCCCGTGGGGCGACCCGGCGGCGGTGGGAACCGGGGCGAAGGGCGCGGTGCCGGAGTGGGCCGTCGGCACGTTCGCCCGGGACCACGGGGCGAAGGTGCCCGGTCGGCAGGTGAGCAGTTCGAAGTCCTGGCTGTGCCACCCCGGCGTGGACCGCACCGCCCCGCTGCTGCCCTGGCACGCGGCGGAGGGCGTGGAGCGGCTCTCCCCGGTGGAGGCCTCCGCGGCCCTGCTGGCCCACCTCCGGGCGGCGTGGGATCACGCCCACCCGCACGCCCCGCTGGCGGAGCAGGACGTCGTCCTCACCCTCCCGGCCAGCTTCGACGAGGTCGCGAGGGAACTCACGGTGAAGGCCGCCCGCACCGCCGGGCTGCCGCGGGTCGTGCTGATCGAGGAACCGCAGGCGGCCTTTTACGCCTGGCTGGCCCGGCACCCCGACAACTGGCAGGAACAGGTCGCCCCGAACACCAACGTCCTCGTCTGCGACATCGGCGGCGGCACCAGCGACTTCGCGCTCATCAGAGTGAAGCCCCCTGCTTCGCCGTCGCCGCTAGGCGGCGCGACTGACGGCAAGGTCGAGTTCCACCGCGTCGCCGTCGGCGAGCACCTGATCCTCGGCGGCGACAACCTCGACTTGGCCCTCGCCCATCACCTCGAAGACCGGCTGAAGAAGGACGGCACGGAGCTGGCCCCGAAGCAGTGGGACGTGCTGGTCCGCCAGAGCCGCCGGGCGAAAGAAACGCTGCTGGGCGAGGACGCCCCGGCGTCCGTCACCGTCACGCTGCCCGGGGCCGGGCGGGCGCTGGTGGCCGGCGGGCTGAGCGTCTCCGCCGACGGCGACGCCGCCCGCGCGGCCCTCCTCGAGGGCTTCTTGCCGACCGTGCCCGTCACCGCCGTGCCGGACCGCAAAGACGCGGGCTTCCGCGAGGTCGGCCTGCCCTACGCCGCGGACGCCGGCATCACCCGGCACCTCGCCCGCTTCCTCTCCACCCACGGGGCCGTCGCAGGGGCGGGCGAGGGCGAACCGGCCCGGCCGGACGCGGTCCTGTTCAACGGCGGCTTCTTCGCCTCCCCGGTGCTGCGGGACCGCCTGCTGGGGGCTCTCTCCGATTGGTTCCCGACCGGCGACCGCCCGGTCGTGCTGGCGAACGATCGGCTCGACCTCGCCGTCTCCCGCGGGGCGGCGTACTTCGGTCTGGTGCGGCGGGGGCTGGGCGTGCGGGTCGAAGCCGGCCTCGCCCGCACTTATTACCTTGGGGCCGAGGACGGGGAGCACGGCGAGCCGCGGGCCGTCTGCGTGGTCCCGGCCGGCACCCGACCGGGCGAAACGGTCCGCCTGCCGGACACCCCGGTGCGGGTTCGCGTCGGCCGGCCGGTCGAGCTGCCGGTGTTCAGCAGCGGGGTGCGTCTGACCGACCCCGCCGGCTCCGTGCATGCGGTGGACGAAACGCAGTTCGCCTCCCTGCCGCTGATCCGCACGGTCCTCAAGGCGAAGGGGAAGGAGGGCGACGAACTGCCGGCGCTGCTGGAAGCGGGGCTGTCCGAGATCGGCACGCTGGACCTCGCCGTGCGGGAACGGCGGGAGGACGGCACGTCCGGCAACCGGTGGCGGTTGTCGTTCGACGTCCGCAGCACGACCCGCACGGATCTCTCCGCCCACGCCGGCGCCGGGGAGGCGGCCGGGGTGGCGGACGACGAAACGCTCGCCGCGCTGGAGGCCGTGCTGGACGACGCCTTCGGTTCGGCGGACGGCTCGATGAAGCCCTCGCTCAAACCGCGGGACGTGAACGACGCCCTCGCCGAGGCCGCCGGTTCGCCCCGCTCCGACTGGCCGCCCACCCTGCTGCGGAGCCTGTGGGAAGGGCTGATGGATCGCGAATCGGGCCGGCGGGAGTCGTCCGCCCGGGAGGCCCGCTGGCTGAACCTGCTCGGCTACGCCCTGCGGCCGGGCTACGGCGTGGCGCTGGACGACTGGCGCGTCGCCGAGACCTGGCGCCGCCTGCACGGCCGCCTGGCCCATGCGGACCCGGCGGTCGTCAGCCAGTCGCACGTCCTCTGGCGGCGGATCGGCGGCGGGCTGGAAGCTGGGCAGCAAAGGGCGCTCGCCTCGCCGCTGATGGGAGCGGTGAAGAGTGGCGGGAAGAAGGGCCCCGCGGCGGATCCGGAGTTGCTGCGCTTGCTTGCCTCGCTGGAGCGCCTGCCGACCGGCGAGCGGGAAACGCTCGGTCGGGCCTTCGTCAAGCTGGCGGCGAAGGAGGAGAACGCCGGCCGCCGGGAGACGCTCTGGTGGGCCGTCGGCCGCACCGGCGCCCGCGTGCCGCTGTACGGCCCGGCGAACAGCGTCGTTCCCGCCCGCGTCGCCGCAGACTGGGCCGATTCGCTCATCGGGCAGTTCGAGTCGCTGCCCGACGCCGACGACAATCGCCCGCCGCTCTGGCCGGTCGTGCAGCTGGCCCGCAAAACTGGCGACCGCTACCTCGACTTCGCCCGGGAGCCGCAGCTCCGCGTGATGCAGTGGCTCGCCGAGGAGGACGCCCCCTCGCACTGGGTGGCCCTGGTGCGGGACGGCGGTCGATTGGATCACGAGGAAGAGGGCCTGGCGTTCGGCGAAAGCCTCCCGGCTGGGTTGCGGTTGGGGTGA
- a CDS encoding EF-hand domain-containing protein yields MLARLAAAVLASGLAAGGTFAAEAPPGRVEFLLLAPRGPVRVAVDVTVDRQPFTDSAARYRDTLLASVDADGDGRVTRAEAARTPTPRALGAGANANDAVEELLALFDAADESGLPAEQFRAWVEGVMGPPLRVRQRFAGGDAADVVHVLDADGDGRLTPEELRNDQSISHGVAGPYDFDADGTLSAAELAPFRSATQRAERRHFPPSSPFRLLSPAAAPGLSADLAARYGTSETPPEPHLELSVRLIARSFGLPRLAVVENRAPERLTVVPDRRSLTLTVDADEAAGEPGLEVEFAADRVELLGSDAISLGLLDMVRADADANDYLDEMEFPAANLPGGPEFEDVDRDGDGQATREEVRAYLEEDQRLANSRIYLLSEAARSELFGLLDANGDGRLTPAERVAAAGAFAASGSDSGALASLDRDGDGAVVPGELIGRFTLHLGPGRAPDRPPSEEELETIRGREPSVPTEEGPEWFRRSDRNGDGAVTWAEFVGPRDAFVRFDADGDGSLTPDETAAK; encoded by the coding sequence ATGCTCGCCCGCCTCGCCGCCGCCGTTCTCGCCAGCGGACTCGCCGCCGGGGGGACGTTCGCCGCCGAGGCGCCGCCGGGACGAGTGGAGTTCCTGCTGCTCGCCCCTCGCGGGCCGGTGCGGGTGGCGGTGGACGTGACGGTCGATCGCCAGCCCTTCACGGACTCCGCCGCACGCTATCGGGACACGCTGCTGGCCTCCGTGGACGCCGACGGCGACGGCCGCGTCACCCGGGCCGAGGCCGCCCGCACGCCGACCCCCCGGGCGCTGGGCGCCGGTGCGAACGCCAATGACGCCGTCGAAGAATTGCTCGCCCTGTTCGACGCCGCCGACGAGTCCGGCCTGCCGGCCGAGCAATTCCGCGCCTGGGTCGAGGGGGTGATGGGGCCGCCGCTGCGGGTTCGGCAACGCTTCGCCGGCGGGGACGCCGCGGACGTGGTCCACGTCCTGGACGCGGACGGCGACGGCCGCCTCACCCCGGAGGAACTGCGGAACGACCAGTCGATCAGCCACGGCGTCGCCGGGCCGTACGACTTCGACGCCGACGGTACCCTCTCCGCGGCGGAACTGGCGCCCTTCCGTTCCGCGACGCAGCGGGCCGAACGCCGACACTTTCCGCCCTCCAGCCCCTTTCGATTGCTCTCCCCCGCGGCGGCGCCCGGACTGTCCGCGGACCTCGCCGCCCGTTACGGGACCTCCGAAACGCCGCCGGAGCCGCACCTCGAACTGAGCGTGCGGCTGATCGCCCGCAGCTTCGGCCTGCCGCGGCTCGCCGTGGTCGAGAACCGGGCGCCGGAGCGGCTGACGGTCGTGCCGGACCGGCGCTCCCTCACCCTCACCGTGGACGCCGACGAGGCCGCCGGGGAGCCGGGGCTGGAGGTCGAGTTTGCGGCGGATCGGGTCGAACTGCTGGGCTCCGACGCGATCTCGCTGGGCCTGCTGGACATGGTGCGGGCGGACGCCGACGCCAACGACTACCTCGACGAAATGGAGTTTCCCGCCGCGAACCTCCCCGGCGGGCCGGAGTTCGAGGACGTGGACCGCGACGGCGACGGCCAGGCGACCCGGGAGGAAGTGCGGGCCTATCTGGAGGAGGATCAACGGTTGGCGAACAGCCGGATCTACCTGCTCAGCGAGGCGGCGCGGTCGGAGTTGTTCGGCCTGCTGGACGCGAACGGCGACGGTCGACTGACCCCGGCCGAGCGGGTCGCCGCCGCGGGGGCCTTCGCCGCCTCCGGGTCGGACAGCGGGGCGCTGGCCTCGCTGGACCGCGACGGTGACGGGGCGGTGGTCCCCGGCGAACTGATCGGCCGGTTCACGCTGCACCTCGGCCCCGGCCGGGCCCCGGACCGCCCGCCGTCGGAGGAGGAACTGGAGACGATCCGCGGCCGCGAGCCGAGCGTTCCGACCGAGGAGGGCCCGGAGTGGTTCCGCCGCTCCGACCGCAACGGCGACGGGGCGGTCACCTGGGCGGAGTTCGTCGGCCCCCGGGATGCCTTCGTGCGGTTCGATGCCGACGGCGACGGCTCCCTCACCCCGGACGAAACGGCGGCGAAATGA
- a CDS encoding NRAMP family divalent metal transporter encodes MVLGPGSILTASQVGAASGSRLLWVLVFAAAVMAGTVALAARVGAALAGSPCDELAARLGRPVAVLVGGTLFLVVVGFQSSNNFAVVTALEPLLLGPDGGAFPDWATAAILLGVNGVVVAAVLGLRGLYAKLEGLMRALVAVMAAAFLVNLAFARPSISEALRGLIPSAPGGDLRALGVPLLGLVATTFSVAGAFYQAYLVKEKGWTRADGGRASVEAVLGAAALGAMTGTILLTAAATLHGRAGGAEVASTADLARQLEPLFGGWAVAIFAIGICAGALGSFLGNALIGGTLLADGLGKGTSLESGWVRGLTVAALLTAAGIAAVVLAGGAERVTAIVVAQALTVLGGPLLAGALLYLGTCVTPRPPLWTFAAAGLGAAIQLALAVRTAWRLWESATGG; translated from the coding sequence GTGGTGCTCGGGCCGGGCAGCATTCTGACCGCCTCGCAGGTCGGAGCGGCGAGCGGATCGCGGCTGCTGTGGGTCCTCGTCTTCGCCGCGGCCGTGATGGCCGGGACCGTGGCGCTGGCGGCCCGGGTGGGGGCGGCGTTGGCCGGCAGTCCGTGCGACGAGCTCGCCGCCCGCCTGGGCCGGCCGGTCGCAGTTTTGGTCGGGGGGACGCTGTTTCTGGTGGTGGTCGGTTTTCAGTCGAGCAACAACTTCGCCGTCGTCACCGCCCTCGAACCGCTGTTGCTGGGGCCCGACGGCGGGGCGTTCCCGGATTGGGCGACCGCCGCGATTCTGCTGGGGGTGAACGGGGTTGTGGTGGCCGCGGTGCTCGGGCTGCGGGGGCTCTACGCCAAGCTGGAGGGGCTGATGCGGGCGCTGGTTGCGGTGATGGCGGCGGCGTTCCTCGTCAATCTGGCCTTCGCCCGGCCGTCGATCTCGGAGGCGCTGCGCGGACTGATCCCCTCGGCGCCCGGCGGGGACCTGCGAGCGCTGGGCGTGCCGTTACTGGGGTTGGTGGCGACGACCTTCTCCGTCGCCGGGGCGTTCTATCAGGCCTATCTCGTCAAGGAAAAAGGCTGGACGCGGGCGGACGGGGGGCGGGCGAGCGTCGAGGCGGTGCTCGGGGCGGCGGCGCTGGGGGCGATGACGGGAACGATTCTGTTGACCGCCGCCGCCACCCTGCACGGGCGGGCGGGCGGCGCCGAGGTGGCCTCGACGGCCGATCTGGCCCGGCAACTCGAGCCGCTGTTCGGCGGGTGGGCGGTGGCGATCTTCGCGATCGGCATCTGCGCGGGGGCCTTGGGGTCCTTCCTCGGCAACGCCCTGATCGGCGGCACGCTGCTGGCGGACGGGCTGGGGAAGGGGACCTCGCTCGAATCCGGCTGGGTCCGTGGGCTGACGGTCGCGGCGCTGCTGACCGCGGCCGGCATCGCCGCCGTGGTGCTGGCCGGCGGGGCGGAGCGGGTCACGGCGATCGTCGTCGCCCAGGCTCTCACCGTGCTCGGCGGGCCGCTGCTGGCCGGGGCGCTGCTGTATCTGGGCACCTGCGTGACGCCGCGGCCGCCGCTGTGGACCTTTGCCGCAGCGGGTCTCGGGGCGGCGATCCAGTTGGCGCTGGCCGTCCGTACGGCGTGGCGCCTGTGGGAGTCGGCGACCGGCGGGTGA
- a CDS encoding N-acetylglucosamine-6-phosphate deacetylase, protein MSGPHNPPAFFDLQVNGYAGVDFNRDGLTADDLHAACARIAVDGVAGFLPTVITDDLDAMGRRLRRLAELREQDELARRLIVGLHVEGPFLNETAGYIGAHPIAHARPADAEAMHRLLEAGGGLVRLVTLAPERDPGFAVTRLLADAGVTVAAGHCDPSRDELAAACDAGLTLFTHLGNGCPASLPRHDNVIHRALSLRDRLRFTLIADGVHLPFWFLRDVIALAGLDRCAVVSDAVTAAGLGPGRFTLGAWELEVGEDLACRAPGGEHLVGSACPLSIAFERLQSACGFTRTEATSLTSAHPRAFLGDAT, encoded by the coding sequence ATGAGCGGGCCGCACAACCCGCCGGCGTTCTTCGACTTGCAGGTGAACGGCTACGCCGGCGTCGACTTCAACCGCGACGGCCTCACCGCCGACGACCTGCACGCCGCCTGCGCACGCATCGCCGTGGACGGCGTCGCCGGGTTCCTGCCGACGGTCATCACGGACGACCTCGACGCGATGGGCCGCCGCCTGCGGCGGCTCGCCGAACTGCGGGAGCAGGACGAACTCGCCCGCCGGCTGATCGTCGGTCTGCACGTCGAGGGGCCGTTCCTCAACGAAACCGCCGGCTACATCGGTGCCCACCCGATCGCCCACGCCCGGCCGGCCGACGCGGAGGCGATGCACCGGTTGCTGGAGGCCGGCGGCGGGCTGGTGCGGCTCGTCACGCTCGCTCCGGAACGCGACCCGGGGTTCGCCGTCACCCGGCTGCTCGCGGACGCCGGGGTGACGGTCGCCGCGGGGCACTGCGACCCGTCGCGGGACGAGCTCGCCGCGGCGTGCGACGCCGGGCTGACCCTGTTCACGCACCTCGGCAACGGCTGCCCGGCGAGCCTGCCGCGGCACGACAACGTGATCCACCGGGCGCTCTCCCTGCGGGACCGGCTGCGGTTCACGCTGATCGCCGACGGCGTCCATCTCCCGTTCTGGTTTCTGCGGGACGTGATCGCACTGGCGGGGCTCGACCGCTGTGCGGTCGTCAGCGACGCCGTCACCGCGGCCGGGCTGGGGCCGGGGCGGTTCACCTTGGGGGCTTGGGAGCTGGAAGTGGGCGAGGACCTCGCCTGCCGGGCCCCGGGCGGGGAGCACCTCGTCGGCTCGGCCTGCCCGCTGTCGATCGCCTTCGAGCGGCTGCAATCCGCCTGCGGCTTCACCCGGACGGAGGCGACGAGCCTCACCAGCGCCCACCCCCGGGCGTTCCTCGGCGACGCGACCTAA